From Candidatus Saganbacteria bacterium, a single genomic window includes:
- the rplJ gene encoding 50S ribosomal protein L10 gives MTDKQPRPEKTAQIEDIRDKAGKSNIMIFTDHKGLTVAQMTALRRKLWNVNAQYKVVKNTLAARTIEGDFKEELKKTFNGPTSVIFGFGDMIGPAKILTAFIKENEKPLVKAAVMEGKLIDASQVKKLAALPGREALLAMAFAGMKSPITGFVRVLQGPIRKFVIALNEIQKKKGA, from the coding sequence ATGACGGACAAACAACCAAGACCCGAAAAAACCGCCCAGATAGAAGACATCAGGGACAAGGCGGGAAAAAGCAACATAATGATATTCACAGATCATAAAGGGCTTACGGTAGCGCAGATGACGGCACTGAGAAGAAAATTGTGGAATGTGAACGCGCAGTATAAGGTCGTCAAGAACACTCTGGCGGCAAGGACAATAGAAGGAGATTTCAAGGAGGAACTTAAAAAAACGTTCAATGGCCCGACATCCGTAATATTCGGTTTCGGGGATATGATAGGGCCGGCAAAGATACTGACGGCATTCATCAAGGAAAACGAAAAACCATTGGTCAAAGCGGCCGTGATGGAAGGTAAGCTTATCGACGCTTCACAGGTAAAAAAACTCGCGGCGCTGCCCGGCAGGGAAGCGCTCCTGGCGATGGCTTTTGCCGGGATGAAATCGCCGATAACGGGTTTTGTAAGGGTCCTCCAGGGACCGATAAGAAAGTTCGTGATCGCATTGAACGAGATACAAAAAAAGAAAGGAGCGTGA
- the rplA gene encoding 50S ribosomal protein L1, translated as MKSGKKYTEKQKLVDNQVKYTVAEAVDLLKKTARAKFDETVDLAMHLGVDPKKSDQGVRGTFALPAGTGKKIKIVVLTKGDKYKEAEEAGADAVGAEDLVEKISAGWLDFDLVLATPDIMSQVGKLGKVLGKKGLMPSPKAGTVAMDIGKAVREFKAGKLEFKMDKTGNIHLGIGKISFDEKSLKANITAAVEAINKAKPSALKGIFMKSATVSTTMGPGIKLNVSKLAKELED; from the coding sequence CAAAAACTTGTGGACAACCAGGTAAAGTACACGGTGGCGGAAGCTGTAGACCTTTTAAAAAAGACCGCAAGAGCAAAGTTCGATGAGACGGTCGACCTGGCCATGCATCTGGGGGTCGATCCCAAGAAAAGCGACCAGGGCGTAAGAGGCACGTTCGCGCTGCCTGCCGGTACCGGAAAAAAAATAAAAATAGTCGTCCTGACAAAAGGCGACAAATACAAAGAAGCTGAAGAGGCAGGGGCGGATGCCGTGGGCGCCGAAGACCTCGTTGAAAAGATCTCGGCCGGCTGGCTTGATTTTGACCTGGTCCTTGCAACTCCGGATATTATGTCTCAGGTCGGAAAACTCGGAAAAGTCCTCGGCAAAAAAGGCCTGATGCCAAGCCCGAAAGCGGGAACGGTGGCCATGGATATCGGAAAAGCCGTAAGAGAGTTCAAAGCCGGAAAGCTCGAGTTTAAGATGGACAAGACCGGGAACATACATCTGGGGATCGGCAAGATCTCGTTCGATGAAAAGTCTTTGAAAGCGAACATAACCGCTGCGGTCGAAGCCATAAACAAGGCAAAGCCGAGCGCTTTAAAAGGCATATTTATGAAATCGGCGACCGTTTCAACGACGATGGGGCCCGGGATCAAGCTGAATGTGTCAAAACTGGCAAAGGAGCTGGAGGACTAG